tgctcagattgattaacctcattaactggttcattattcgcGTTCTCCATCTGCTAATtaattgtatgtatatatatatatatacataattgtattagtatcaaataaataacaagtataCACAAAATTATTATATAGTTTCATATAGCCAAAACTATTGATTTCTCGATTCCtttttatatttaataatatGCCTTAATATACACCATTATTTTACAAAATTTTATTTGTAGTTATTTTACAGACTGATTTTGACTATTATTATTACACAATCCCTGTTCCATAAATCCCCTATTCTAGTAACGGGGTTCCCTCTTATCGTAATTCCAAGAGATCTGTTTctcaatctcttggatcctattcccaacaTTCATTAGTTCTTAACCAAAGTGGTGGAGTCTAGCTATATTCTcgttacttattggtggatttggttCTGGATCGAACTggggaaaaagcttatagggattgttttgGATCTATATTtcattagtcaaccattcgtctattcctAAAGGTTGCGAGTGGAtcgaagggtttggaatagctggttctatgTTTATTAATAGTTGTTTTTCATTAACAAACTTGATAGAATTGTAATCTGTCAATGTAAAATCTAATTCTTCCTGggatggtaacttttcaatttgaCTAGAACTTTCCTCAATTTCCATTTTCTTAGGTTTGGGTTCTTCGAGAGGTAaagcgttgaattctataggttcttctctATCTGCTATATaactattgaaatctctggaaacctctattcttactggatagagatttaaattctgaagggcgtcagacaagtcactcatgctgtttaacaTAACACAATTACTAAGTCAGAATTTATAACAAATTTGATAGAAAACTTTGAAATACTATTTCATACTGTTTAACTACCAAATAACTGAAATTCAAAACACCCTAGGTTTTACTGAATAAGGTTTCTAaactgtagataataaaggtactaaaacTTGGGTTAATTTTTTTAAGGATTTGCATTAATGGCTATattggctagcatataaagatctgccctaTCCTATACCCAATAAATCAGATAATAGAACATATATTCATAGAATGATAGTTAGAAGATTTaaatattttctaaatacttaataggcttaaatcagtggcttgatcagtggctctgataccacctttttctgtcatgGCCCCcgtacccggtttgacccggtccaggagccgcgggacagaaaacccgtggtattcatgtttacagcggaagtcttaacaggatcgttttaaacttgaaaaatgcccgagtattatttatttacatttcgggATAAACCctgtaaatatcataatttcattatgttacaaacatgtttatttatttatttgagccactacttcaagcttgatagtgctccgtagcacgtgtacttaattcacagtaggtcacctgaaacatgttgtaaaaaggttttatcagcggggaaatactgagtgaatcattcattttgataaaatgacacatagttataatttacagcataagagcgattactatggcagtatcttaattaatatctggccttgccacccgtgtgacgatggtcataccactgtTGGGTCCAGttacccaattagtgacgttttgtcactgttaggtcttattagcctaacccctgttagggcttattgcctaaccgtgagaaattagtaatgtgcacaatacctcattaaccagcggttaagataaccacgacttaatccctgtaattataacattttgaaaataatttgaggtattgtaaaacagttgagaaaaagagaatgactcacattgcagatttaacgggcaaggtataagcctactgattagccttgattaaacctaatttaataataatgcacacacaacgggttagtaacttaatacaacagttacgttaattcacgagatcaaaccctcacaatgattaacaagtgcaatacttaataattcaatcggatttacaacgaataacagagcatagtccgaattcgaacagcactcaaatattcaagtcgaaatcacgacgaataatcaaagtagaagctcaatttgagcagcactcggacaatcgttggatagttataatcgatcggacgttgaatcgtaatagcgatcgagttattaccctgattgcggcagcacctcgtggatcgtgtgtgttaattgtagtaAACAGAGTATAACTCCGTGCCTcagacgaatttcttcgtcgtttcaatcacagaattcaagtgccaatgtctgctatttatacacgaatttgggcatgcttacggaccgtaagccatatcccttacggtccgtaagggaagcagtctaaatatagggtgcctaggttcgggactagctatgCTGAGTTGACAGAATTGGCAAATGAGATTTAAACAACGAGTattttaagataattatcaactaggatttaccccccctgagttttaggggccctgatcctgattacgattgttctgaaaattttagggtttgtgcagaatcacttgggtgtcttaattaaggttttcttaatagataattatcattctaattattgattttagtgagagttgtcaCATTTATGGCCTTTACCATCTTGTCTGCGTCCTTCACGTAAGCATACCTTTGGAAACCGAATCTCCTACCAATAGTATCCTTTTTTCTTGCGATATAAGCGTCGACCAACCATCCTAAGTTTCTGCATTCATTCCACAAATCAGCATCCGTAGTCCCCGTTGGGATGTTCGTAACATAAAACGTAATGGCATCTTCCTTTCTAGGCTTTACATTCCCGTTGAAGGTCTGCTCTAGTGGTGGTAACTCCCCCTCTTCAGACTCCTCTTGTCTTTCCCGCGTCTCCATCATGGCCCAATGGTGGACAGAACTGCCGTCGGAAACCGAGATCCAAACCCGGGAAGCGAACGGAAAATCGAAAGATCGGCTTAGAAAGAGAGGTAAGGTTGATTAGCAAAGAAATGTGCGCGTCCAACAACCTCTAGTGCTAAACCAAGCAGTGTCTCTTCGTCGAGCTACCGGTGTCTGGATTAGAATGATTTCCCGGCGACTGTTCGAGTAAGATACGGGCTTTCACACTCAGCGATTACCGAGAAGGACCCGGTAAGCGAATGGGAGATATGAAGATCAGCTTAGAGAAAGAGGTAGAAGACGGGATAGTAACAGATGTGTCACTCACCGGTACCTCGCACGCTAAGCCGGACTACAGCACTCCGTCGAGCCACCGACGACCTTTCGTTTTCTCTCACtataaatattatttaaaaaataaggATGATAAAATAGTCTTTGCATTAAATTTTCTTTTTtcgaacggccagctcattaaaATATTAACCGAAAAGTATTTAACAATCACCATCCTAAATTACAAGTTTAAAacttaaaaaacccaaaaattCTTGGCAGAATTCTGTTCATCTACCATCTTCTCCGTGACCTCACCGATGACGTCATCATCCACCTTAAACACCTGTTGAACAAAATCCTCTACATCAATTATTTTTTTACCATCCGTGCACCCCTCATCGAACCGTCCAGGTATAAACGGTGGCCTCATCATCTGCAAGACTTTTTCCCAGTCAACGCCTTTAAAAAAATCATGACCTTTGATTTCCATAACCCGTATTCTCCGTTTCGGATCCTTCTCCAACAACTTTCCGATCAAATCCCGCAACGGCGACGGTTCTCCGGCAATCTCCGGCGACTTACACAAAATCCGGTAAAACGTCTCCTTCCTATTCGCTCCACGAAACGGCGTCGTTCCGTAAACCATTTCGTACAAAACGACGCCGAAGCACCACCAATCCACCGCGAAATCGTGACCGTTGCCTTGTATCATCTCCGGTGCCACGTACTCTTCCGTTCCGACGAACGAGTTTGTCTTTTTGCAACTCGGTTCTGAGCTCACTGACTCGGCTGGATGCACCGAGTCTTCATTCGTAGCGGTATGACATTGACAACACGTGTATAGCTTTGATAACCGCTTTTTCCGTTTGTTGACGGACGTTAGCGGATCGGATTTCGTTAAAGCTGTGCCGTTTGTCGACGGAGAAAGTTCTGTTGAGAGATCGAAATCTACAAGCATTAGATGTCCGTTTTGTTGTATCATAACGTTTTCCGGCTTTAGATCTCTGTAAACAATTCCTAATTTGTGAAGATATTCCAATGCGAGTACTAATTCAGCCGCATAAAACCTGATATAATGAATTTGTTTCAATTACATGAACTAATCGACTGTAATGAATTTGCAGTTTACCTGATGACGTCATCGGAGAATATCTTCTCAGTCTGTTTGTTACGGAGATAGTTGAGATCTCGTCCTGGACAGTAATCAATGGCGTATCCGACGATATTTTGAGTAGATAGTATACCGTGGAGTTTCGGTAACAACGGATGTTGAAACCGTCGCAATACGTCTTGCTCGAAGAAGATTCGCTTGTACTCAGCTCCGtcactgttgttgttgttgttgttgttcagcTTACGCTTGATTGAAGCTCTGGAAATGGCTTTCAAAGCGAGTAATTCGGCGTCGTTTTGTATTAAGAAGACTACGCCTTTAGCTCCTCTGCCTAAGGGTGATATAACCTTGAGGTTATGGATGTCTAGCAACGGGATTTGATCGTCGTTCATGGCGGTTAGAGGTATCAGATGGAATTTTAAGGTTTTGGTTTAATTTGATGCAGTTGGAGTTATATACGGGTTTGGTGAGGTgtggttttttttcttttgttaggAGAGTTAGAGTGGACTTGAGAAAATTTAATGCAATTTACTAATGCTGTTTTGTTTGCATCATCAGTTTGGAATTTGTTGTAATGTTTTCCAGAACGTTTTGAAAACAGTTCTTATCAATTCACTATTTGACAGTATTTGTCATGAATAGATGAGTATAAATGTATAAGGGGTGGAGTCGTCATCGCTCATCACTTACAATATCCAATCAAGTTTCGTCATGTCATCAAACGTTATTCCCTTACTCATAACCTTTTTTAAACTGGAGGGTATGAAGAGCCTCATTCCTAAGTGGATTGGCCGCCATGTCACCGCCACGTAAGCGGGGCCTAAAGGGGATGGACCTATGGGGGTGGGGGATGGatccctttatatatatatatatatatatatatatgtatgtatgtatgtataggtgtgtgtgagagagaggggCGTCGACACCGGCTTGTGGAGGACGGAGAAACCGGGCCTGGCCCGGAACCGGAGCAGAGGGGTGGGGAAGACGGGGCGGCGAGCAAGGGACGGGCATGGGGACGACCCCCATAACCTCCCGTCTTAGTGGCAATgatcatcactcacaacacccaacaataaaccctcacacccctCACATCCATCCATTTTAACGCGTGAAAAAATTCACGAAAACAATTCCATCACTCGTTGAACTTCATGGCAGCGGTGGAATTTGATAAACTTCCACGCGTGATAAACTGCCATCACGTGTCTACCCCCACTGGCCTAAATCAGGGCGTGAATTGTGTCAGATTGTGGTAAAGCTCATTTGtgtgtttttacacttgaacttGATAAAGTTCATTTTGTAGATGTGTCATGTGTGTATCATGCTGAAACCGGACCAATCCGAAACCGATATTTCCAAAAGACTAGACCCTCTGGTCTGACCTTAAGAGTGTGCATGAGTTGGTTTTACCCTTAAACAGAACCAAAGATTGATAATTTGTTTTTTGGATAGTTAAAAATCTTTTGTTTTGATTTTATTCGGTTTTCAGTTTTCACATTTAGTTTGTCTGGGTTTTTCAGTTTTCCCATTTAAACTTGAAACATTTAGGCCGAAAATCATGAGCCCTGAAGAGGTAACATTCTAACCAACTGGACCAGCCTCTTTTGAACCAAAATCGATTTCTAACCCGAATGGGTTTGGCCCATTTAAATGGCCGAAACGGTTCTTGTACACATCTAACAAGAGTGTGGCCAGAGCCCACCGATTTTTCTTTAGTCCAAGTATAGTCCAATCACTGATTCACGACCTTAGCCACTGGCCCAGTGACACAAATGAATCTAGCCCACAAATTTTTCTTTGGTCCAACCACTAACTAGCCCACTGAAACAAATGCATCTAGCCCTGTGACTTAAATATTATTACTTAATTGAAGCCagtattattttcttttgaacGGTTGAATACACAATGGCGGATTCACCCTTTGCATAGGGTTGGTGGGCACAGACCCACCGTCCAGCCACATtgcatatgtatatatttatatatttcggAGCCTGTAACAATGGTGGTCTTGGGTGTTTTGGATGTGAAGAAGAtgattttttaatttattttaggTTAGGGTTGCTACACAGTAATTGAGGTAGTCTGCATCAATCAACATGTATGGTTGCACACTAATGACTAATCAATAgtattttactttttatttttgttgCCGATTTTTATCTTCGTGTACCGATAACGAATCGGACCCTACATGTATTTTCGATATCAATACCGGTTGACACAAAGCTTAtccaacttaaaaagtaaagaaattattattattaaaataatataagtattaaaaactatatatattattataatattaaaaacaaTATTCACTGGCTTCTATTATTAATATTAGTGAGAATGTCCGCGCATTACCGTGGGACTAAAAATCATATCAAACTGTATCAATTCATTAGAATGTTAATTCATTcaaaactttttaaataaataacaaacaaaGAAGACTTGTAACAACATGATAAGTATTCTCATCTCAAATAAAGAATGACTGCATCAGTATCAATTAGTAAGATactctttacccaaaaaaaaaaaaaaaaacaattagtAAGATACTCGGATGCACCCAAGCACACACATCGAAAGGTGATCCTTATGACCTCGACCTTGTGTCACTTTTTAATAAGTTCTTTACACGTATAGCTTATTAACAGGCTATGGGTTTGGTAGCACCGAATGCCAAGCATTCCAAGATATTTTCCTTTAAAAATGTCAAGGATTGGTACTTTGTGAGTTTGTGTTGTACCACGACGTTACCACCTTGGCATTCTCGATTACATTTAAATAATTAAACTTCGTGTGTAGTTTCATACCTCAATTACATTTTAATGCTTAGATATCTGAACTTACTGTGTAGTTTCATGCAAAAGTTAATTCGAGTGATACTTCTTATAGCTGATTAAGTGTAGCTGAAGACTCACTTACCAGTCGGTCCGAGCTGGCAAGGATTGAGCCTCAGATGATCTTTACTCAGTCCTGAAAGATCACAACAAGAGAGAAagcacaccgttagcctcgtcacagggagggggcCTCTCTGCGACAAAGCTCGGGCATGCGAATAAGTATTGGAGGAGATGGAATAAGtcagtgagagagagagaaagtgagtttagagagagaaagtagtcaTTACCCCTTGTGGGAGACCTTGACGGGGTATTTATACCTTTTGGGTATGCTGACGTGGCGAGGTAGTTATGGCCGAACCAGTCTCTGTCAGGCCGTTAGAGTTGTGGGCCCCAAGTTAGTTAGGGAAGATCCTCTAGGTCGATCGTTCTAATGTGGTTCATCTGACTTGGTTCGGCGGCGTCCTGACTTTGGTGACTTCTGGTCCGACCTTCGTCAGGGGGCGATCGGTTCGGTGGTAGACGGTGTTCGGTCCGGTCTAGCACGTATCCTCATCAAGTCCCCCTAGTTCGTGGCGTTTATTTAGTAAAGTTACGAACTAGTCTCGAGGCTTAATTCGATTTTGATTTGGGtgggttttttttttgaattcCTCCTTTGGCGGTTACTTGGCTGGGTAACCGACAATCATTATAATTTACCCCACTTGAAATGACGTTTCACATGTATTTCCATCGTGACGTGTCGTCCCCCTATTGGTCGATTTGAGGCGGTTTAAGTTTTTGTATAAATAAAGGGAGAAAAGTgatttttcttttttacttttcaccttcttcttcttctccaacCTTCCCCTGCCACTTCCACTCTTTTTCTGTCTTCCGAATCACCACTTTAACAGGTTTGTTCCAATTTTTTGCCATGGCCAATAAGAGTAACATGTCTGGGTGCTTAAATGTTTTAAATCGGTCCGGTCTGGAATGGCTTGTGCAGCAATACTCGATCTCGTCCTCCCTTAATCCAACTCTCCCCGAAAAGGATAAGGTCATCTATCCCTTCGTCCCGAGGAAGGTTGGGGTTTATACCAGGATGTTCGATTATTGCAACTACCGAATTCCCTTGACCAAGTTTTTGATCAGAGTCTTGATGTTTCATGATGTTCATTTATCTCAGATGAACCTCTTTGGCTTAGCCAAAGTGTGTCAATTTGAGTTGGCTTGCCGTGGCTTGGAATCGGAACCGGATTTGGATGTGTTCCGGGCTTTTTATAAATTGAACCAAACCGGAGATTGGTATACATTCGAGGTTTGGAATAAGAATGTTACGTGCTTCTCGTGGATCACGTCGAGCCTAAATGATTGGAAGGACCGTTTCTTTTTGGTAGACGATCGCTGCGTTCCGGCCGAAATGGCTTGGAGGCCGAGGAGGTCACATCTTCCTGAAGATTTTCAATTTAACAAAACTTTATATGCTGCTCTGATCAAGGAGGCCGGTCGCATTCAAAAATTTCCGGAACACATCCTTGTAATGGAAGGATAAGCACGATATGGCCCTAATTTGAGTACTTCCAACACATCGTTGGAACGGAGAGGGTTAGTTACGCTCTTTGTTTGGATGTTGTTTTTTTGTGCTTTGTACTTACCTTTCTCCCCCCTTCTTTTTCTTTATATACGTAGATGCATTACAAACTATTTGCTTGTGTAGTTATGGGTTTGAAAGATGCCCTGAGGCTGAAATCCTTCGACTCTGGTGAGTtggtgtaacaactgtcactaaaatcaataattaggatgataattagtcaataagaaaaccctaattgagacatccaagtaattctgcactaaccctaaaattttcataacaatcggaatcaggatcagggccccgaaaactcagggggggtaaaacctagttgacgattatctttaTAAATCGTTGTCTGAATTAAAATTACCTGCGAAAccaactcagctaagctacttagacacgaagcaacctaggctagaaagtagacccgtcgcgccacgcgacgggtacacatgtttctttcgcgtggcgcgaggggggacaatttttgggtataaatagtagggtctgggacttgatttctggcacaaaatcgacgtTAAAAGTCGAATTACCTACGGAGTTATACTCTATATACTATTAAAACACgcacaattcacgaagtgctgccgcaatcagggtaataactcgatcgctattacgattcaacgtccgatcgattataactatccaacgattgtccgagtgctgctcaaattgagcttgtactttgattattcatcgtgatttcgacttgaatatttgagtgctgttcgaattcggactatgctctgttattcgttgtgaatccgattgaattattaagtattgcacttgttaatcattgtgagggtttgatctcgtgaattgacgtaactgctgtattagttactaaccccaattgcgtgtattgtgaattaaattaagtttaatcaaggctaatcagtaggcttataccttgcccgttaaatctgcaatgtgagtcattcctcttttataaactcttttctcacagtttgtgagtcattctcttaccaactgttttacaatacctcaaactattttcaaaatgttataattacagggattaagtcgtggttatcttaaccgctggctagtggggtattgtgcacattactaatttctcacggttaggcaataagccctaacagggttaggctaataagacctaacagtgacaaaacgtcactaattgggtgactggacccaatagtggtatgaccatcgtcacacgggtggcaaggccagatattaattaagatactgccatagtaatcgctcttatgctgtaatttataactacgtgtcattttatcaaaatgaatgattcactcagtatttccccgctgacaaaacctttttacaacatgtttcaggtgacctactgaattaagtacacgtgctacggagcactatcaagcttgaagtggtggctcaaataaaataaataaacatgtttgtaaaataatgaaattatgatatttacggggtttatcctaaatgtaaataaataatacccgggcaaaattttcaagtttaaaacgatcctgttaagacttccgctataaaaaaataaaaaccacgggattttctgtcacgcggctcccgaaacgggtcaaaccgggtcgggggccgtgacagaaaaaggtggtatcagagccaggttcaagccactgatttaagcctgtTAAGTCTTTTGAAAATACTTAAAATTTCCAACTGTCATTCtatgaatatatgttttattatctgactaattgaGTATAGTATGAGCAGAACTTTATATGCTAGCCAATGTAGCAAATAAAGCAATTCTTGACCTAAattttagtacctttattatccaaaagtctagaagtcttattcagtaagtaaataaacttacaaataaaacctagggTATTTTAAATTTTAGTTGTCTTGGTAGTTAAACAGTATGAAATGATATTTCAAAGTTTTCTATAAAATTTGCTATAACTTCTGACTTAGTAATTATGTTAtgttaaacagcatgagtaatctgtctgatgcccttcagaacttaaatctctatccagtaagaatagcggtttccagagatttcaataggtatatagcAGACagagaagaacctatagaattcaacgctGTATCTCTCGAAAAACCCACGCCTAagaaaatagaaattggggaaaactCTAGACAAATTGAGAaattaccatctcaggaagaatTGGATTTTATATTGACCAACTATAGTACCATTAAGCCTGATAATGAAATACAACTGCCAATAAATGTAGAACTAGCTATTCCAAATCCGTCAACCCACTCGCGACCTTTcaaaatagacgaatggttgaccaatgaaatacagttacaaaacaatccctataagctttttcctcagttcgaTCCAGAACCAAAATCCACCAATAAAGTAACGAGAATATAGCTAGACTCCGCCACTTTGACTAAGAACTAATGAATATTGGGAATAAGATCTAAGAAATTGAGGAATAGATCTCCTAAGAGGAAACACCGTTATTAGAATATCATTTACCAAAGAATAGGGGATTTATGGAACATGGATTGTGTAATAATAGTCAAAATCAGTCTGTAAAAATTTTACGAATAAAATTTTGTAAGATAATGGTGTATAATAAGGCATATTATTATTTCGAGAAATCAATAGTTTGGCtatataaaactatataataattttgtgtatacttgttatttatttgatactaatacaattatatatatatatacaa
The Helianthus annuus cultivar XRQ/B chromosome 6, HanXRQr2.0-SUNRISE, whole genome shotgun sequence genome window above contains:
- the LOC110864949 gene encoding serine/threonine-protein kinase OXI1 isoform X2, translating into MNDDQIPLLDIHNLKVISPLGRGAKGVVFLIQNDAELLALKAISRASIKRKLNNNNNNNSDGAEYKRIFFEQDVLRRFQHPLLPKLHGILSTQNIVGYAIDYCPGRDLNYLRNKQTEKIFSDDVIRDLKPENVMIQQNGHLMLVDFDLSTELSPSTNGTALTKSDPLTSVNKRKKRLSKLYTCCQCHTATNEDSVHPAESVSSEPSCKKTNSFVGTEEYVAPEMIQGNGHDFAVDWWCFGVVLYEMVYGTTPFRGANRKETFYRILCKSPEIAGEPSPLRDLIGKLLEKDPKRRIRVMEIKGHDFFKGVDWEKVLQMMRPPFIPGRFDEGCTDGKKIIDVEDFVQQVFKVDDDVIGEVTEKMVDEQNSAKNFWVF
- the LOC110864949 gene encoding serine/threonine-protein kinase OXI1 isoform X1: MNDDQIPLLDIHNLKVISPLGRGAKGVVFLIQNDAELLALKAISRASIKRKLNNNNNNNSDGAEYKRIFFEQDVLRRFQHPLLPKLHGILSTQNIVGYAIDYCPGRDLNYLRNKQTEKIFSDDVIRFYAAELVLALEYLHKLGIVYRDLKPENVMIQQNGHLMLVDFDLSTELSPSTNGTALTKSDPLTSVNKRKKRLSKLYTCCQCHTATNEDSVHPAESVSSEPSCKKTNSFVGTEEYVAPEMIQGNGHDFAVDWWCFGVVLYEMVYGTTPFRGANRKETFYRILCKSPEIAGEPSPLRDLIGKLLEKDPKRRIRVMEIKGHDFFKGVDWEKVLQMMRPPFIPGRFDEGCTDGKKIIDVEDFVQQVFKVDDDVIGEVTEKMVDEQNSAKNFWVF